The Hymenobacter sp. GOD-10R genome includes a window with the following:
- a CDS encoding cupin domain-containing protein has protein sequence MNRERFLRACVATATFLAFPLTRAAKALTRLRDGKGFVVKVGQDRSNQPMALFEGDTFWSKISTIDTAGDLYVFESRRVKEGGPSHHYHFEQDEWWYVLEGEFQFKIGDTLTHATAGDSVFGPRMIPHSFAKVGQGAGRLLMIFQPAGRMEECFRQISQGVTRNMSEAEQDHFRETHGFKRIGPPIGLSKRMVDK, from the coding sequence TGAACCGCGAACGTTTTCTTCGTGCCTGCGTGGCAACCGCTACATTCCTAGCTTTTCCGCTGACGCGAGCAGCCAAAGCACTTACCCGCTTGCGCGATGGGAAGGGTTTCGTAGTAAAAGTAGGCCAGGACCGCAGCAATCAACCCATGGCGTTGTTCGAGGGCGACACATTTTGGTCGAAAATCAGTACCATAGATACCGCAGGTGACTTGTATGTCTTTGAGTCGCGCCGTGTCAAGGAAGGAGGCCCCTCCCACCACTACCACTTTGAACAGGATGAGTGGTGGTACGTGCTGGAAGGAGAATTTCAGTTTAAGATTGGCGATACCCTCACTCACGCAACGGCTGGGGATAGTGTGTTTGGTCCCCGTATGATCCCGCATAGCTTTGCCAAAGTAGGTCAGGGAGCCGGCCGGCTATTGATGATTTTTCAGCCAGCTGGTCGCATGGAAGAATGCTTCCGCCAGATCAGCCAAGGCGTCACCCGCAACATGTCCGAAGCCGAACAAGACCATTTTCGGGAGACACACGGCTTCAAACGCATCGGCCCACCTATTGGCTTAAGCAAGCGCATGGTAGACAAATAG